The window TGGTAACAGCATGTTCCGAGAAAGAGCCCCGGGCATGTAGTGCCAGATCTGCCCACTCCGGTTGATCAGATACGTCGTCGGCACCCCCGTACTACCCTCGTACGAATCATATACCGATCCATCGTCCAGCACCAGGGGATAGTTAACGTTGAACTCCGCAGCAAACGGAGCGATCACTTCAAATCCACCTCCGTCGATTGACACTCCTATAAACTGGACACCGTATGGGCCGAGTTCGTCCTGAATACTAACAAAGTCGGGCATTTCCTTCCGGCACGGTGCGCACCACGTAGCCCAAATATTGAGAACCACGATCTTGCCACGATAATCCGAAAGCGTCAGAGTGTCTCCTTCAAGCGTGGGAAGTGCAAAATCCGGGGCGTCCTGTAATCGACCGTCGTGCCAGTACCCGACGGCAACGTCCTTCTCCGTTGGCTCCCAGTCTGCAAGTGACATGAACAACACCCCGCCCACGACGATGGTTGCCAGCGGGATAATCTGATTTCGTGTCAACACAGCCTCGATCTCATTTGGTTTTTGTGATCATAGGGGTTCTCGTCGAACCCCTGTAGATGCGTCAACTACTTGACCAGCATCATCTTGCCCTCTTTCCTGAAATCCCCCGCGTCAAGCCGGTACATATACAGACCGCTGGCATATGAATGCGCATCAAAGACCGCCTTATGGCGCCCTGCAATCTGTTCCCGGTCCACCAGCGTCGCCACCGGCCGTCCGATGATGTCGAAGACGATCAAGGTTACGCGGGCCGCCTCCGGCAGGTTGTATCGTATGGTGGTGAGTGGATTGAACGGATTCGGATAATTCTGAAATAGCTCGAATGCCGATGGTATGTCTTCCAGATCATCCGTCGCCGTGGCGGATCCCGAGACCACCAGGGAATAGTAGTTGCTCAACGCTGCAGAACTGAGATTGACGGTATTGTTCTCAACATCAATCGTTGTGCCGCCGACGGGTGACCATTGTGTCGATGGACCGTCCCACGACCACAAGGCCAGATCCTCTTCCGCAACGTTGTGCGATATCAGATCTTCATTCCGATAGTGCAAGACCATGTTGTATTCCCGACTGAACCCCATCATGCCGCCACGGTCACCGAAGCGGCCATCCATCATACTTTCACCGAACGGGTCGTGAATGTCCAGATAGAAACCCATCATGTGGGTAATGTCACCAGGACCAGGCAGGCTGTCTGGATGGATTCTCCAGAATTGGGTGAAACTCGAATCCGGCCACCCCATACCCATTCTGTGGCCGTCCATGTGACCTGACGGAAATCCTAACCGGTGCATTGAGTCGTTGGCGCAGAATGTGAATAACGAATCACCGTGTTCTCGTGCAAACCAGTTCCCAGACCACGGTGCTGTGTCACCGAATGGGCGCCATGCCTGACCATCCAGCTCGTAAACAGAAAGCATGTCGGTTCCAGTACGCGAATGGAGGACTCCCCAGACGGTGACTACTTGCCCATCCTCGGGTCGCTCGACACCTTCGGGCATGTACCAGTGAGGTCCAAACCCAAGTTGATACTCCGGCACGCCGTCGGAATCCTCGTCGAGGTAGTAGTGAACGTAGTAGTACGTTGTGTCAATGAGAACAGAACCCGTTGTTGTGAGGGTGTCTCCAGTATCAATCCAGAATGATCCACCATTCCATCCATGCATCCCAAATTCCACCGCCGTGCGCCACCGGACACCGTCAATTGAGAATACCATCAGACTCGGCGGCGATACATGAGGGGGCTGCAAAGTACCCACGATTGTAACGACGTCGCCATCGGTTGGCCGGGCAACCCCAGAAGCCGGCTGGTACCACCACGGTCCCAGCATGAGCTGGTAGTCCGCGGATAGATCTCCGTCTTCGTCGAGGAAATAGGTCTGGTTCGGTTCTGTTCCCTCGGTCACAACGGTTCCATGAACCTCCACCATCGACAAGTCGGAAGGCCATGTATGTCCTGTCCCACTCTCGTGATCTTGCTGAGCCGACGCCGTCCCCACAAGAAGAACGGCCAACATGAGACCGGTAAATGATCCTTCAAGAGCTGATCTCGACATCACGGAACCTCCCGAGTTTGTTACTAAAGTTGTAAAACTGACTGCTTCCTCCGAGGCGAATCGACAGTTGATCTTGC of the Rhodothermales bacterium genome contains:
- a CDS encoding TlpA family protein disulfide reductase; the protein is MLTRNQIIPLATIVVGGVLFMSLADWEPTEKDVAVGYWHDGRLQDAPDFALPTLEGDTLTLSDYRGKIVVLNIWATWCAPCRKEMPDFVSIQDELGPYGVQFIGVSIDGGGFEVIAPFAAEFNVNYPLVLDDGSVYDSYEGSTGVPTTYLINRSGQIWHYMPGALSRNMLLPALRLMLET
- a CDS encoding T9SS type A sorting domain-containing protein; translation: MSRSALEGSFTGLMLAVLLVGTASAQQDHESGTGHTWPSDLSMVEVHGTVVTEGTEPNQTYFLDEDGDLSADYQLMLGPWWYQPASGVARPTDGDVVTIVGTLQPPHVSPPSLMVFSIDGVRWRTAVEFGMHGWNGGSFWIDTGDTLTTTGSVLIDTTYYYVHYYLDEDSDGVPEYQLGFGPHWYMPEGVERPEDGQVVTVWGVLHSRTGTDMLSVYELDGQAWRPFGDTAPWSGNWFAREHGDSLFTFCANDSMHRLGFPSGHMDGHRMGMGWPDSSFTQFWRIHPDSLPGPGDITHMMGFYLDIHDPFGESMMDGRFGDRGGMMGFSREYNMVLHYRNEDLISHNVAEEDLALWSWDGPSTQWSPVGGTTIDVENNTVNLSSAALSNYYSLVVSGSATATDDLEDIPSAFELFQNYPNPFNPLTTIRYNLPEAARVTLIVFDIIGRPVATLVDREQIAGRHKAVFDAHSYASGLYMYRLDAGDFRKEGKMMLVK